Below is a window of Phoenix dactylifera cultivar Barhee BC4 unplaced genomic scaffold, palm_55x_up_171113_PBpolish2nd_filt_p 000167F, whole genome shotgun sequence DNA.
ATCTATAAAAGTTTTGTAATGGAAcagtttttaaatttttcttagcTATAGTAATAAGaagtcattcataataatgggattaTGGAAAAGTGCAATCTTAAGATTACAACTCTATAACATATAAGAAATGATGCCGGAACATAAAAAGAAGCATCATAAAGCACAAAGCACACCTATCACCTTCTATTAAGGTTGATCAGAATGTCTCAAGAATAAAGCCAGCTTTGTTGAGAGAATTAATTTCCTTCAGATCAGGTGGCAGTCCAGCTTCGCACAAGTTACTATACAATCACAGCATTCTAGGATCTTCAGATAGTGTAAAGTTGGGACCCAGAGGTtaaatgcataaaaattaactgACAAGCTTCTCTTTATGAGGTACACAGTTGGCATTATGGATCAAAGCTCCATAAACATCAAGACTTAAAATGTTTGCAAGTGACTCATGCATTTATGCCATCCCTCCAAAATTGGTGTTGAAGCTACTCTGGACAAGAGAAAGCCAGCCATGAAACCAACGAAACAAATTGGACAGTAGTAGGAAACAACTTATAGGTCATAGTTTATGCTCATGATACCTGTGAGCAACCTTCACTACATTCTCTTTTCGAATCTAGAAGAAGCACAATTGGAATATGTAGCGCCATATTGGAATGATAATTGTAGGCAACCTAAGTATGAATCTCAGAAAGTCTCAATAACTTTATGAAATTAGGTGTCCTTATTCTTCACTAAATTCTTTATTAGGTTAATAAAAAAACTATGATCAAGTAATGATCAAAAAAATCTAAACAAAGCTTCAGCATCAGACCTAAAAACTGTTAAAAGACCACTTTATTGGTAGTCagactatatttttttataaattcacATGATAGGTTTGCAATAGAAAACTTTGAAATTTGTTGAACCTTTTCAACAAAGTACACCATCTCGATATCGGGCTCCGCATCGGTGTCACCCTATTACTATATTGGTACGTCTGGTACAAGGGTCGGTTCAGCATACCGAGTGTCGATACGTCCTCTGTATCGTATACCGGTAGTGAACAAGTACCATACAATATGTCCGTACAATCCAATTCGATACGGTATGGCGTATCTTACTTTTTTTAGTCAACATATCAGAAGCAGAACACCCTCCATAAACAAAGGGAATTAGTCTAACATTATTGAAACTAGACTATAATAGGCCAATAATatcagtagcaccaaaaataaaatttcataataCACACTAGCATATATTGGTCATTTTAGCATTTTTTCAATTGTTTTATAAGTATACTAATCCTTACATCAAATTCATGTTTGAGTCGAGATTCTACTTGGCAATCTTGGCCTTTTCAGTGGAAAACACCCCACTCCTTGGGAGGAGTGGACTGGATTCAGATCTGCAGAAGGGGAAATTGCACTCAAAGTAACAAAACTCTGCATGCCCCAAAACATTTTCCAATTCCATAAATGCTAAGCATTAAAAAAATGTTTCCAGCTAAGTAACTAATAGTTTGAGCTTAAAGTAGTGACAGTAAAGACCTCGGAACTTGGCAATTTTCAGCATTAAAATTTGCAAGTAGTTTTATTGGCAGTTAATTATTCTTCCTAGAAACAGAAAGATTTGCATAGACCAACAACATATCTAATGTAATAGTAGCTTCAGTGTCTAAGTTTGTTCCTCTACTTCTGAAATATCATCAAATATAATCGCTGTATGGCAGCACAAGAAAAGGAGTATTTCATGGAGCATTTTATGGAGAAAAAACAATAGCCTCGAGTTAGATTATACATGGTATAGGCAAACAACATTGTGGACAAAATCAATCTcgtgaaaagaaaaacacaaatATTGTGAAATTCTTAGATTCAAGTCTCGgagaatcatgaaaagcatgagGTTCATTAAATATGAAGATAGGTATAATTGACATAAGCTGCCAATTGAACAACAAAGTGGCCAAAGTGTAAATTGTAAATTCTTGATGAACCCTACTATAAGTTTTTAGCTGATTAGTCACTCATGAATTAAACAACATGTATCCCCTCAAATCTCACCACTATAATAAATTTCAGCTGCTGAGCTATGCTATCTCACAAAACATATGACGAACACAACAAGAACAAAAACAACAAATTAAGTGCAGTCCCACAAGGGGTCAGCTACCAGAGTCCAACTGTAAGGAAGAATTTAAAAAGGGAGTAAGCACAATTTCAGGTCATTTGCCAATTTCACAAGAAAATTATCATCCATAAAAGGTAATATTTAGCAAAAATATCACCAAAAATTCCACACGATCATCTCAGCGCATACTGAAACTAACCAGCTACAACTAAAAGAGCTCTCCAAATTATACCGAGCAAACATTAAACAAACTGATAAATCAGCAGAAATCAACTAGAAGCATACCCACAAACCAAATTCAACACTACATTCAGTCAAAAGTCATCAAATGCCCAAAACagcagaaaaatcaagaagattGAAGAGCATGAACATAATTGAACGATCATCAAACACATGGAGAATATAATAGAAAGCAATGCCAAAACACACCCGACAGACGGAATCCAACCATTCCAGCATTAGACATACTCAAGCAACACGaagttttcataaaaatataaacTTTACTACCATAAAGGACAACGGATAGGAAGAAAACAGAGAGAAAAGGAAGATGGAGATAGCGTCCCGCGTTATGCCCGCTGCTGGGACTGGAGGGGAAGGTCAAGGAGGTCGGCAGGGACGGGATCGACGGGCTTGGGGGCATTGCGGGCGGTGACAGGGACAGCAATGAAGGCCTTGGTCTTGCTGATGGGACGGGACTTCTCGAGCTCGACTAAGTCACCAACCTTGAACTGGTTCAAAGGGTCGTGGGCCTGgtacttcttcttcttgcgGATGCGGCGCTTGTACTTGGGGTGGGGGGCGAGACGGACCACCTCCACCGCTACCGTCTTGTCGCTGGTAGCGCACACCACGCGGCCCTGCATCTTCTTCATGGCCTTGACAGAGAGGAGCGAAGGTGGAGGAGGCGGCGCCGccggagaaagagagaaaggtgaCGCCTTGGGGAGAGAGGTGATGGCCGGAGAGGAGCCATGGAGGAATAGGGAGGGATGGTGtttgagggaggaggagagttgGAGGAGAGGGGAGGTTAGGAACATGGCGCGGGGTTTAGAAGAAGCGAGGAGATGGGCGAAGGCAGGGAGCCGCTGCTGCTGCTTTTTTTATCACATCTCTTGCTGCGGATAGGGGTGGGAAATTTGGGGATTTGGATTAGCCATTTAACGCCCAAGTTTGGGTAGGGTTGGACCAAGATGCGCGCAGCTTGGGTCGAAAGGTGGACCGGACCAGACCCTTCTATTGCCACCTTATCATCCAATTATAAACAAGCCATGTTTGGCGGCCATCCATCTTCATGTCGGATGACATGATAGTGATCAAAAAGTGTACAACCTTTTGCTATGTGCACCAATATAGAATCCAAACTCTCTATATATTGAAATTTGTGTGAAtacttttttaaaattgatatttgcatgtatgtcCTCATCAAACACTTGTTTTGTATGTATACACTCCTTTTTCTTGCATATCTACCCATGTCATCTAATGTCATTAATAAGTTAGTGGTTTAAAATTGCAATGACAAAAATACCCTTAGCGGGTAAACATGCAAAAACTCTTTTTGTTACCGAAAGAACTTACATAACTCTTTTTGTTATCTAATTATCgaatcaatctttttcttaagcaatattttttgaaaaatattgagaataAATCCGAGTGTTGAAATAagttaaaatagaaaaatttaaaactaaatttttttgaatataaaTACTCTTAAATAtgtgaaattgcatgaatacactcgcaaagtattatttgcatatatacccttataaatgtttctttttgtaTATCTACCCATaaagatattttaatcatttttaattttaaacagtTAATTTCTTGACGACATTAGATGGTGTAGGTACAtatgcaaggaaaaaaaaaggacataCATGTAAATTAAGTATTTATAAGagtatatatatgcaaatatcaattttgagagggtatttatgcaaattttaatatttagaaggatgtatatataaaaaaaccCTAAGACAAATAAATATATCAGCACATCATGCAATCAAGGACTTGATCCACAAACTGCTCAGGCTTTAAGCTGGCCTGGTTCTGACAGCATAGTCCAAATCTACTATAAAATATTCTACATCCTCAATGCCAATAGAGATACAGACGAGATCTTCAGTCAAGGCCCTGGTTTCATGAACTGGAGAAGGTATGCTTGCATGGGACATAAAGCACGGTAAGCTTATAAGCGACTTCATACTTGTTGTATCCATATGGTAATCAGGAGCGGCCCAATGTATTTTGGGGCCTAAGGctgttttgtctttgaggccttcTCTGCAGTGGGCCGGCCTAAAGCAATCTTACCGGAGgggccttttttctttttattttttctttgagacCTTTCCTGCGGTGGGTCTTCTTTGGGCTGGGGCCTTAgacgaccgcctcagtcgcctaagagtTAGGCCAGCCCTGATGATAATATAAGTTGATTTCTCACAAATTATAAAAATAGAGCAAGAATTCAGATTAACATGTTGTGAAGATCAGTAATGTCATAAAGATGTGTAAAAATTATGCTTTCTAAGCTCAAGTTCTTCAGAGAGTATCGTTTTGTATGTGTCAAATTTGTTGAATTTGCTGAAAGCAATTGTAGAAGTCTAATTTGGGTTTTTTCAGCCTCGTCGCCCTACGCATGCCAAACACAAAGCCCTTTTTAACCTAGTTCTAAGTAAAAACTACATAGCTCCCAGATATTACCCAGCATTTCGCCTACGTGATGCCAACAAGATAATAATAGGACTAAAAGGCCAAAATTTTCTAGGCTtctaaaagaaaaggagttggTTTTCTTATACTGCACATCACAAATTCAAGTCTTTATGCAATGTCACATACTCCACCATGGTGACTTGCAAATATGCTGCCCCAAAATCATATCCATCATACCGATCAGAATAAGCTGGACTGCGGAATCCAGGAGACAAATCCTCCAGATATGCTCATAATGAAATTATAAGCATATTCTGAATCAAGATGTTTGCTGGTAGGATTTTATAAGAAATTATGCTTTCCCGTACCTGCTGCGCACAGAAAAAGACTCTGCACTAAAAATGAATAATTATGTTGGTTTTGTTTATGCAAGGAGCCATGATCAATTATGGTTATGACAATCCCAAAACAGAACTATAAATTTGAGCAGAAATGGATCTAAGTGTTCATAGGACTtcagatgtgtttgagtttttTGACATTTTCTGAATGATTGCATAGCAGTAAAAAGTTTGGTAACTACTAAACAGAACTGCAAAAAACTTACTAAACAGTTTAGAGGATCTACTGGAACCAAAAAGCAGAAATTTTCAACGAATCATTCCTGACTATGAAATTTTCACTAATTCACGGGATATAGAAAGTTTCCAAAATAAAAGTTAGAAGAGCTCAGAAAATGATCACCAAAACTAACAGAAATGCTGTAGTATTTTTGCGGTCTCAGCAATGTGCTTTGAGAGAGCTAATGATCCTGTCAAAAAAACTGAGAACAGAACCAGCACCTTTTGCCTGCAAGGACAAACAACAGTCGACCTTGCTTttctgatttttatcttttgaagcCACTTCACTTTGAGTACCTGAGAATAATGTAAAGTGCCTCCAGGGTGATCAGGAAGTCCTGCATGGTTCACTTGCTTCACCTCGGGTGAGACGATAAGATTTCAGCAAGCTTCTGGGCATTGGCTTGTTACCAATATAATATTGTCAATGAACTGTGATTGCCAATAAAACTCAAAATCAGTAAAGCATGTCATATATGGTCTGCCAAGATTTTATTTCATGTCTCCAACCCTAGCAGAATGGAGACAACTACTTAATACCATAATTTAGCTTGATCGGCAAGAGTCTCAGTGCAATCTAGAGCTAGCGTGTTTCACTTCAGACCTATAAAATCGACCATCTTTTGATCAATTCTATACAGATTTTCATTTTGAAACTGCGATGCCTAAACAGCATGCGAGTAAACTCAATGCTGGGGATATAGAAGTCTTAGAGGCTGTTTTGATGTACAATCTTGGTAGCAATGTCCGCCAAACTGGTATCGGTCGGCAGGCAAATTGGTACAATACCGTGCCGATACATGGTATGCTTGGGCATGCCAGTTCCAAACCAGCATGccaatcttttttaaaaaagcttCTTACATTTGATTTATTGGTGATcatttttttcaactttttcaatgattttaagtataattgtatgtttcttgattttttttatatttctatgATCCCAGTATAACCTAAACAATGCAACTTGTTATTTTAAAGTGATATAtatcataaaataattagtgAGATATTGTATGCTATAAGAAGCAACATGACATATCCTAAAATTAATTAgtgataaaaaatataaaataatataattaattacatatatttaaagtacaacatacatactAATATCTAAAATTTTGTCAAGTGACGATACCTCTtgtagatatccggatcattaGC
It encodes the following:
- the LOC103713923 gene encoding 30S ribosomal protein S17, chloroplastic, encoding MFLTSPLLQLSSSLKHHPSLFLHGSSPAITSLPKASPFSLSPAAPPPPPSLLSVKAMKKMQGRVVCATSDKTVAVEVVRLAPHPKYKRRIRKKKKYQAHDPLNQFKVGDLVELEKSRPISKTKAFIAVPVTARNAPKPVDPVPADLLDLPLQSQQRA